In Drosophila yakuba strain Tai18E2 chromosome X, Prin_Dyak_Tai18E2_2.1, whole genome shotgun sequence, a single genomic region encodes these proteins:
- the LOC6524426 gene encoding probable ATP-dependent RNA helicase kurz produces the protein MGKKVHNAKARQNPQTIVDNSAVKKIQIDVDAVAGGSQVGYDEANALVLPSEKRATKIKVDKVQHVKILSKKQRKHLQAIVDKKKKKEGRAQLLGDLAAVQIPEAELQQYTSISQVQTVGLKRLPTLDEYLAKKKERQAQVLAEKSSASGHRVNAIKGSKRKLLVEEEEEMEAKRKNPNVISLEEDDLDSASSDEDDETSPAESAPIAIATPVSTAPPPITVKPPIKTPKAEPTLPACIHQTVYVPVHRTTEVQDARLRLPILAEEQQVMETINENPIVIVAGETGSGKTTQLPQFLYEAGYAQHKMIGVTEPRRVAAIAMSKRVAHEMNLPESEVSYLIRFEGNVTPATRIKFMTDGVLLKEIETDFLLSKYSVIILDEAHERSVYTDILVGLLSRIVPLRHKRGQPLKLIIMSATLRVSDFTENTRLFKIPPPLLKVEARQFPVTIHFQKRTPDDYVAEAYRKTLKIHNKLPEGGILIFVTGQQEVNQLVRKLRRTFPYQPPTKDVAKNGKESEDKKEETKEDADSTVEDPKELEFDMKRVIRNIRKSKKKFLAQIALPKINLDDYKLPGDDTEADMHEQPDEDEDQEGLEEENDDELGLEGESGMESGKRQPLWVLPLYSLLSSEKQNRIFQPVPDGCRLCVVSTNVAETSLTIPHIKYVVDCGRQKTRLYDKLTGVSAFVVTYTSKASADQRAGRAGRISAGHCYRLYSSAVYNDCFEDFSQPDIQKKPVEDLMLQMRCMGIDRVVHFPFPSPPDQVQLQAAERRLIVLGALEAANTEKTDLPPAVTRLGQVISRFPVAPRFGKMLALSHQQDLLPYTVCLVAALSVQEVLIETGVQRDEDVAPGANKFHRKRQSWAASGNYQLLGDPMVLLRAVGAAEYAGSQGRLSEFCATNGLRQKAMSEVRKLRVQLTNEINLNVSDVELGVDPELKPPTDAQARFLRQILLAGMGDRVARKVPLADIADKEERRRLKYAYHCADMEEPAFLHVSSVLRQKTPEWVIYQEAYELQNGDSTKMFIRGITAIEPEWLLLYVPLLCNIREVREDPAPRFEKSSGKIYCHVDATFGKSGWDLPLGEVEMPLSEKACCYFGMFLLEGEVCSRLADFRSKLKSTPASVIKSWSSMNDKVLRFKRALITKQIHSRQALLDQWISDPHFLLEEYQNLLYDVALSELTPLWPPVDKEEPRS, from the exons ATGGGCAAGAAGGTGCACAATGCCAAAGCGCGGCAGAATCCGCAAACAATTGTGGACAACTCGGCCGTGAAGAAG ATTCAGATCGATGTGGATGCTGTTGCCGGCGGCAGTCAGGTGGGCTACGATGAGGCCAACGCTCTGGTGCTGCCCTCCGAGAAGCGGGCCACCAAGATCAAGGTGGACAAGGTGCAGCACGTGAAGATCCTTTCCAAAAAGCAGCGCAAGCACCTTCAGGCGATTGTGgacaagaagaaaaagaaagaggGT CGCGCCCAGCTGTTGGGTGACCTGGCTGCTGTTCAAATTCCGGAGgcggagctgcagcagtacaCTTCCATTAGCCAAGTGCAAACCGTGGGATTGAAGCGTCTACCCACTCTGGACGAGTATCTCGCCAAGAAGAAAGAAAGGCAGGCTCAAGTCCTAGCTGAAAAAAGCTCGGCTTCGGGTCACCGTGTGAATGCCATCAAGGGCTCCAAGCGCAAGCTTCTCGtcgaagaggaggaggaaatGGAGGCCAAGCGAAAGAATCCGAATGTAATTAGCTTGGAGGAAGATGACTTAGATTCAGCCTCCTCTGATGAGGACGATGAGACGTCTCCAGCTGAATCTGCTCCCATTGCCATAGCCACTCCAGTGTCAACAGCTCCACCGCCAATCACTGTTAAACCACCCATTAAAACGCCGAAGGCGGAGCCTACTCTACCTGCCTGTATCCACCAGACTGTCTATGTGCCCGTACATCGGACAACAGAAGTTCAAGATGCCCGTCTTAGACTGCCCATCCTcgcggaggagcagcaggtgaTGGAGACCATCAACGAGAACCCCATTGTGATCGTGGCTGGTGAGACAGGCTCCGGAAAGACTACTCAGCTACCGCAGTTCCTGTATGAAGCGGGCTACGCACAGCACAAGATGATCGGAGTGACGGAGCCGCGGCGAGTGGCTGCCATTGCCATGTCCAAGCGGGTGGCCCACGAGATGAACCTGCCGGAAAGCGAGGTGTCCTACCTCATTCGCTTTGAGGGAAACGTAACACCTGCGACGCGCATCAAATTCATGACCGATGGTGTGTTGCTTAAGGAGATCGAAACGGACTTCCTGCTCAGTAAGTACTCGGTGATCATCCTGGACGAGGCGCACGAGCGCAGCGTGTACACAGACATCTTAGTGGGTCTTCTGTCGAGAATAGTGCCCTTGCGTCACAAACGTGGGCAGCCGCTGAAGCTGATCATCATGTCCGCCACTTTGCGGGTATCCGATTTTACAGAGAATACACGTTTGTTTAAGATCCCACCACCGTTGCTCAAAGTGGAGGCTCGACAGTTTCCTGTGACCATTCACTTCCAGAAGCGCACACCAGATGACTATGTGGCGGAGGCCTACCGCAAGACCTTAAAGATCCATAATAAGCTTCCGGAAGGCGGCATACTAATTTTTGTGACGGGACAGCAGGAGGTCAACCAACTGGTGCGCAAGTTGCGACGCACGTTTCCGTATCAACCGCCAACCAAGGATGTGGCGAAAAATGGTAAGGAATCGGAGGACAAAAAGGAGGAAACAAAGGAAGATGCGGATTCGACTGTGGAGGATCCTAAGGAACTGGAGTTTGACATGAAGCGAGTTATACGTAATATTCGCAAATCTAAGAAAAAGTTCTTGGCGCAGATCGCTTTACCCAAGATCAACCTGGACGACTACAAGCTCCCCGGTGATGATACGGAGGCAGACATGCACGAGCAGccggatgaggatgaggaccAGGAGGGACTGGAAGAGGAAAACGACGATGAACTAGGCTTGGAGGGGGAGTCGGGTATGGAATCAGGTAAAAGGCAACCCCTTTGGGTCCTGCCACTCTACTCGCTCCTCTCCTCGGAGAAGCAAAACCGCATCTTCCAGCCCGTTCCCGATGGATGCCGGCTATGCGTGGTCAGCACCAATGTGGCAGAGACATCCCTCACCATCCCGCACATCAAGTATGTTGTGGACTGCGGTCGCCAGAAGACTCGTCTCTACGACAAACTGACGGGTGTGAGTGCCTTCGTGGTAACCTACACGTCTAAGGCTTCGGCTGACCAGCGTGCTGGACGAGCGGGTCGCATCAGCGCCGGCCATTGCTACCGCCTCTACTCGAGTGCCGTGTACAACGACTGTTTCGAGGACTTCTCCCAGCCGGATATCCAGAAAAAACCAGTGGAGGACTTGATGCTGCAGATGCGCTGCATGGGCATCGATCGCGTGGTGCACTTTCCATTTCCCTCACCACCGGATCAGGTGCAGCTGCAAGCCGCCGAGCGGCGATTGATCGTGCTAGGTGCCCTGGAGGCCGCCAACACGGAGAAGACAGATTTGCCACCAGCCGTTACCCGGTTGGGTCAGGTTATCTCCCGCTTTCCAGTGGCGCCGCGCTTTGGAAAAATGCTGGCTCTGTCCCACCAGCAGGACCTGCTGCCCTACACCGTCTGCCTGGTGGCCGCACTTTCAGTCCAGGAGGTGCTTATCGAAACGGGGGTGCAAAGGGACGAGGATGTGGCGCCCGGCGCGAATAAGTTTCACCGCAAACGGCAGAGCTGGGCGGCCAGCGGCAACTATCAGTTGCTTGGGGATCCCATGGTCCTATTACGTGCTGTGGGAGCTGCTGAGTACGCCGGATCGCAGGGCCGCTTGTCGGAGTTTTGTGCTACGAATGGATTGCGACAGAAGGCGATGAGCGAGGTGCGAAAATTGCGGGTCCAGCTGACCAACGAGATCAACCTGAATGTGAGTGACGTTGAGCTGGGTGTTGATCCCGAACTTAAGCCTCCCACAGATGCCCAGGCCCGGTTCCTGCGTCAGATTCTGTTGGCCGGCATGGGCGACCGGGTGGCCAGAAAGGTACCTCTGGCAGATATCGCCGACAAGGAGGAGCGGCGGCGATTGAAGTACGCGTACCATTGTGCCGACATGGAGGAGCCAGCTTTTCTGCACGTCTCCTCCGTGCTGCGTCAAAAAACACCCGAGTGGGTAATCTATCAGGAGGCATACGAGCTGCAGAATGGCGACTCTACCAAAATGTTCATCCGCGGCATCACCGCCATTGAGCCGGAGTGGCTTCTATTATATGTTCCCTTGCTGTGCAACATACGCGAGGTGCGCGAGGATCCTGCTCCCAGATTCGAGAAATCGTCTGGCAAGATCTACTGTCATGTGGATGCCACGTTTGGCAAGTCAGGCTGGGATTTGCCCCTCGGGGAAGTGGAGATGCCGCTCAGCGAAAAGGCCTGTTG TTACTTCGGCATGTTCCTGCTAGAGGGCGAAGTTTGCTCGAGGTTAGCCGACTTCCGGAGCAAACTAAAGTCCACACCCGCCTCCGTTATCAAGAGCTGGTCCAGCATGAACGACAAGGTGTTGCGCTTCAAGCGCGCTCTCATTACCAAGCAGATTCACAGCCGCCAGGCGCTGCTCGACCAGTGGATCAGCGATCCTCACT TCCTTTTGGAGGAGTACCAGAACCTGCTCTACGACGTGGCGCTGAGTGAACTGACGCCTTTATGGCCACCGGTGGATAAGGAAGAACCACGAAGCTAG